The Peromyscus eremicus chromosome 2, PerEre_H2_v1, whole genome shotgun sequence genome includes the window TCAGAGTCACCGTGGTGCTCTGACCTTCGGTTTTCTCTTCAGCAAGCAAACAGGGCAGAAATGGTACTTCCCTCCAGGGTCACAGGCAGCTCAAGGTGCATGGGCTAGGGATTTCTTAGTAAATGGTGAGCTCTGATTTCCTCCAACCCCCGGCCCTTAAGGACAACCTCTAAGGTGGCCCAAGGAGCTTCCCAAGGTCACACAAACAGGAGAGGAGGGCGAAGCAGCCCTGACCTTTACTGAAGGTAGAGTCAGACATTTTCAATAGGCGGGCAGTCTTTTAAGAAAAGGGTAACAATGGGAGGCCTTGTGAGCGCTCCAGCCAGCCACTCTTCATCCTCTCCCATCCCCCAacggggagagggggagagatgaTGAGCGGGGGTTATCACTGTCTCAGGACCCGTCACGGAGTACAAAAGGCTCAGTGATGTTCTCAAGATCTCAGAGAATATGACCCGCTTACCTGAGACTGGGGGAAGGTGTGCGGGTGGACAGGAGCCTTCCTATCTCCCTCCCGCACCCCGGTGATTGGGCTCCAGCCAGAGGCTGCCCGCCCCCGCCCAGGGCCCCTGCAGTCTCACATTTCTTATGCATGACCCTAAAATGCGCTACCGGCTCAGACCTCTGAGCATCGATTGCCTCCCCAGCCCAGGTCCTCGAAGCCTCACAGTGCAGTGGGGTAAGCCCCGAGGCCTGGGCCTCAAAGGCGTTAGGCCCTCAGGATCGCAGAAAGGCACCCACCTTCCCCCGCTAGGTCCCTGCCCACCGCGTCTTCGTCCCCACGCTGCGTGCTTCCCCTCCCGCGGTCACCTGAGATCCGGAGAGCTGTGCGATTCCACCAGGCCGTGAGGCTGTACAGCCCGGGCCTGCGTGGCCAGGGATACAGACCTGCCCACTACTCGCCAATCCTCTCCCTGCCGGGGCGCTCAGTGAGCCCCTCCTTCGGTCACCTTCGCTTGGTTGTGCCCTGGCCGTGGAACGGCACCCAGAACACGGCCCCGCCCACTGCTCACTAGACCCCGCCCCAACTCCGCCTCACAACATtggtccctccctccccattctcctgtCACCCGCGTTAGGCAGAGCTGCGCCAAGCCCCCGCTTCTTGGGGCTGAGCCATCGGTGCCAACGGTGGCCCGGGGTGCGACCTGCCCACTGTCTGGCAGACCACGCCCCCGCCCCACCCATTTTTCCTGTCACCCGCGTTTGGTCCTGCTGCCCTACGGGTCTTGGCACTGCGCCTTTCTGTCAGTGTTGGCCCAGGATGCGGCCCCGCCCACTATTCCTCCAGGCCCCGCCTCACCCGCGCACCCCGGGAACGTGGCCCCTCCGCAGCGTAGGAAAATtacctggggggggggcgggaagtCGCTGATACCCCCAAATCCACTTGGCCTGGCGCCCGCACCCTCTACACCCCAGCTGCCAGACCCCTGGTGTCCTCCCGCAATCACTCTCCAGGCGCACCCGGAGCCCACCCATCCCGTGGCtacctctgcccctccccagaaTCCGGCTCCTTCTGGAAGCCGCACCTTGGGCTCCGGGGGCGCGGGGCTCCCGGCCCCCAGCGCGGGGTGAGAggcggcggggcggggcgcgCGGGGCCTTTAAGAGGCGCGGCAGCACCGACCCGGTTGACGCGGGCAGCTCCAGAACTCGCCACCCGCAGCGCTCCGGCTCCTCTCTGTTGACCACGCTGCAGCGATGGATGGAGATGGTGATCCAGGTAGCTGTAGCCGGCCCGGCTCGCGCCAGACCGGGGAGACAAGGAGGACGAGCGCCCCAGACGGGGCTCAAACTTTCGCGATAGCAAAACCCCTGAGACAGTCTAGGGAGCAGTTTTCTGCCTGGGTCTtggtgtggagggaggaggaCGCCTGGGTCTCCAAAATGGCATCGGGAGACGCTGGCTTACCAGGCTCCAGACTTCCTGGGGTTTGAGAGCTGGGTTCTTGGAAGCTTTTGCTTCCATCAACTTCTTCCATTTGCTAGCTCTGCCTGCCCTCCCTTTCTCATGAGCCTCCGGAGTCCCTGCCGGGTCCCGGGGCTTACCAGCCTCACCTTGCATCCATCATAGATTCCTGAGGGACTCTCTCCTTTGGAGGGCCACCTTGTGTCACGGTAGTGGGCTGCTCCATGGGGACCAGGCTAGTGGTGAGGAAGAGTTGGGCTGCTTTTGATGGATACTCTGGGTTCTCAAGGATCTTTTGTCCAGTCATCTTTCCTGGCACCAAagaccccaccccttccccctccAGCTCCCGGATGGGCCTGTAGGGGGTTGCTTGCTGAGTCAGGCTGGGGTGCAAACCTGCCTGCCATgaccccccaccccttcctcacaAACCACTTTAGGGGAGGCAAGGGAACAGGTGCGCTCTAAGGTGGCCAGGCTTCCTTCCATCCCTGACCCCCCCTTCCAACTCCCAATTCCCCATCAATATCATCTACAGGGCCCCAGAATAGGCTCCTGTTTTCCCCCAGGGCCCTGGAAGTCCCTGGACTCAGGGGCCCAATCCAGGTGAGTGAGTCAGCATGGGGTCAGCGTCTAGGGCTAGATAACTTTCCTTCAGCAACAATGTGGCAACTTGTGTTCGAGGGAGCAGGATGGGGGGGCTGTAATCGGATCTGGGGCCTCAATGCCAGGCCTAGGGGCCAGGAGAGAGGACCGGGTGAGGTGCATCTTTCCGGGGAGCATCAGGTATCCACTGGGGCcagggcagggctggggtggtggtggagaggtGAGGACATTGGGCCCAGCTCTCCAGAGAGCTGTGGGAGGCAGAATGGACAggcattttcctctctgtttgaTGCTGTCCTGTGGCGGGACCTGGGAGGCTAGGACTCTCTGAGGCCCAGTTTCCTTGTTGCCGATGGAGGAGTAACCCCTACATATGAAAATGTGACCAAAAGATGCTAGAAATGCAGGGAAagtggggttgtgtgtgtgtgtgtgtgtgtgtgtgtgtgtgtgtgtgtgtgtgtatgtaagaatCACCATGGCTGATGGAGAATCGGTGTGCTCTAAAGAAAGAGGGGAAGTCCTGGTTCAGCTTTCCAGTGCTGTCAGTGTGGGGATTGCTGGCTGTATCCCATTAGAGGAGGTTTGGGGAATAGGCCATCTGTACCCTCCCCTGACATGGGCCTGCTCCCTGACTGCCTTAGATTTTCAGGGTCCAGTCTTCAGGAACTCTGAAAGAAGCGACTCTATTACCCAGGTTGGCTGGGTCCCCTCCCCACTGGCCCTCTCTCCTTGAGAGATACCAGGCACTCAGTGTCTGCTTACTCAAGGCTTCCATGGCCCAGATGAGGCGGGCTGAGATCCAAGTGATACCCAGCTGCCCATACTGTCCTGGGTGTGCAGTGAACTGACCTCAAGAACTCTGCCTGAGAGACACTGCTTCCTTTCTGGTGTCTCGCCCCTACCATGGGGTCAGGAGTTCCCACGTACTTAGCAAGAGTGGCTGTCTCTGTACCCTTGCTCCTCTGTGGGGAGGGGATGAATATCAGTATGATCTGATGGTCTGGCACAATGAtgaccccatttcacagatgaggaggctgagggtgaggGATGGAAAAGGGGGGGAGACTCTTACGCAATCACCCAGTACCTCTTTctctacccccccaccccctcccatacAACACTGGCTGGGTAGAGACAGCTGGATCTCTAGCCTATTGTCCCCACCCTGAGTCCTTGGGTCCTCTACCCCAATATTGCCAGAGGGACCTACACTAAGTCACTTAACATTTTCCAACCTCAGCATTTTCATCCACAGTATCAAACCAAGACctaggccaggcagtggaggtgcacacctttaatcccagcactcgggaggcagagacaggcagatcttcgtgagttcaaggccagtctggtctacagagtgagatccaggacagagaaaccttgtctccaaaaaacaaacaaacaaaaacaaaaacaaaaaaccacaaaacaacaacataaactCAAACAAGACCAGAGTACTAATTCAacaaattcttttgttgttgttgttgctttggttttttgagacagggtttctctgtgtagttctggctgttctggaactcactctgtagactaggctgacctcgaactcacagagatccacttgtctctgcttcaagtgtgctgggattaaaggcgtgcgccaccaccccctggctcaGCACATTCTTTTGGTAACACCACAGCTGTTAAAGCTGGCTCCTGTGTTGGACCGAATGAGTTCAAACACAAGCTCCAAGTACTTATAAGTTGGGTGACCCTGGACCTTgtcacctctctgtctctccataaAAGAGATGTAGGGCCAACCTGGAAGAGGTGGTTTGGGGGTTTAGGAAGTAATTCAAGTGCTCCGAGCAGTATGTCACTCTTGCTAAGTGGTGGTAAAATACGGTGGCTCCTGACTCTACTCTGGGGCTAGGCACTAGGAAGtctcccaggcctggttcttacGGTGGTCAGTCCATTGTACACAAAGGGATTTATTAAACAACCAGACCAGGAACAAAAGCTAGGAAGCCTCTGAATGCTTTTGAGCTTGGGCTGTGAGAGGGTGTGCTAAAGGTATGTCCAGGAAGGCTCCCCAGAGGAGGCAAGGGACCCTTGAGGTCTAGGAGGGTGCTTAGGAGACCTGACCCATAAGTACAAGGACATCAGTAACCCCAGATCCTTGTGGGTGTCTACTACCCCTGTGGGAGAAGCAGCAGCTGAAGGAGTTCTTCTGGTTTAGGGGGAGTATCTGTGGCTCTACCTCCTTGGGCTTCCTCCCTGGGCACAGTTTAGGGCTCGCTCTCCcccactcctgtgtgtgtgtgtgagagagagagagagacagacagacagacagacagacagaggtccACTGTGTAGTCTTACTGTAACTCTTTACGTAGGGCAGGCTGGCCTTCGCAGAGATACATttgtcctctgcctctcaagtgctgggattataggcaatgCCAGCAAGTCCCGGTTAAGAACTTCTGGCCCCGGCTGTGGTTGCCTCAGAGTGGGACGTGGAGGGGTCAGTTTGGAAGTCTCAGCTTTCCCTTACTCCCCGGCCCTCAGAGAGTGTGAGCCACCCCGAAGAGACGAGCCCAGAGGAGCAGCCAGAGGAGGCGGGTGCCGAGGCGGGTGCCGAGGAGGAGCAGCCCccggaggagcaggaggaggaggaggcggaggccGCGGAGTACCTGGCCCAGCTGCCTGAACCACTGCTGCTCCGAGTGCTGGCCGAGCTGCCAGCCTCGGAGCTGGTGCAGGCCTGCCGCCTGGTGTGCCTGCGCTGGAAGGAGCTGGTGGATGGCGCCCCACTGTGGCTGCTCAAGTGTCAGCAGGAGGGGCTGGTGCCTGAGGGCTGCGCGGATGATGAGCGGGACCACTGGCAGCAGTTCTACTTTCTAAGCAAGAGGAGGCGCAACCTGCTGCGTAACCCATGCGGGGAAGGTGAGGGTCACATGTTGGAGTGCCCATTGTCCCTTCTAGAAAACGGCTCTTGGTGCCAGCCCGCTTCAAGATTAAATGAGATGAAGTGCTTGGTGCGATGTCCAGCCCAGAACAGCCGTCTGTTCCCTGGGGAGTCTCTTCCCAGAGTATACACTCTCAGTGAAATGGGGGTGGGACAGGCCCGTGGATACTGGGTCCGTGGGCAGGGTGAGGAAGTGCCTACAGACCCACCGAGACCTTGAGAAAGTACTCACGTCCATTCTGCCTCCCACGGCCAAGGCCAGAGCCAGCCCTGCCACAGCCTCAAGCAGGGGCTGTGTGACCAGGGTGGGACTGTCCGTGTCCCTACAGAGGACTTGGAGGGCTGGTGCGACGTGGAGCACGGAGGGGACGGCTGGAGGGTGGAGGAACTGCCCGGAGACAGTGGGGTGGAATTTACCCAAGACGACAGCGTTAAGAAGTACTTCGCCTCCTCCTTCGAGTAAGAAGAAGGGgcaagggggagagggagggggaagtggggggggCACCGGATCCTGACGCCTGTTCCCTCAGGTGGTGTCGCAAAGTGCAGGTCGTTGATCTGCAGGCTGAGGGCTACTGGGAGGAGCTGCTGGACACCACGCAGCCCGCCATCGTGGTGAAGGACTGGTGAGCAGCTGTGGAGGAGGGGTCAGGACTAGAggggaagtggtggtggtgggactaGCCGTGTACCACACTTTCAGTGTTGTGGCCACAGGTCTGCAAGGGTTGGCAACGGATGGAAATCtatttcctgccttgagtttaaaatgtaagcaaatgtgtgtgcacttgcCCTCACTTAAGGCAAGGCAAGGATACTACCAATAAGTTAAGGCCTGCTTACTccttacatgtatacacatatctaTATATACTCCCATTTCTGTGCGTGTGGCCGTCCCGACAGTATGTACCCCCTAGGATGGCTTTGGTTCCAAGGATGGGTCTGGCACATTTAGTCCCTACGTTTGGC containing:
- the Fbxo2 gene encoding F-box only protein 2; translated protein: MDGDGDPESVSHPEETSPEEQPEEAGAEAGAEEEQPPEEQEEEEAEAAEYLAQLPEPLLLRVLAELPASELVQACRLVCLRWKELVDGAPLWLLKCQQEGLVPEGCADDERDHWQQFYFLSKRRRNLLRNPCGEEDLEGWCDVEHGGDGWRVEELPGDSGVEFTQDDSVKKYFASSFEWCRKVQVVDLQAEGYWEELLDTTQPAIVVKDWYSGRTDAGSLYELTARLLSENEDVLAEFSTGQVAAPEDGSWMEISHTFTDYGPGVRFVRFEHGGQDSVYWKGWFGARVTNSSVWVEP